Proteins encoded within one genomic window of Paenarthrobacter sp. JL.01a:
- a CDS encoding SDR family NAD(P)-dependent oxidoreductase produces the protein MNTIQRTAVLTGATSERGIGLTTARRYAAQGWGVAILDLDGEKSAKVAAEIGNEFNVPAFGYEIDVANEASVAAAQAAVAAEVSSGHLPPVGALANIAGITSPIPFLETTLELWHKVMDVNATGTYLVTKAFLPDMIANGWGRIVNMSSVSAQRGGGVFGKVPYSAAKAAILGLTKALAREIGETGVTVNAITPGAVDTNIRVGSTEEQEAAINAGIPLGRNATTEEVAAVITFLSSEDSAYLTGTTIDINGGSHIH, from the coding sequence ATGAACACCATCCAGCGCACCGCCGTCCTCACCGGAGCCACCTCAGAGCGCGGCATCGGCCTCACCACCGCCCGCCGCTACGCCGCCCAGGGATGGGGCGTCGCCATCCTGGACCTCGACGGCGAGAAGTCCGCCAAGGTTGCCGCCGAAATCGGCAACGAGTTCAACGTCCCCGCCTTCGGTTACGAGATCGACGTCGCCAACGAAGCTTCCGTCGCAGCTGCCCAGGCAGCCGTTGCCGCTGAGGTTTCCAGCGGTCACCTTCCTCCCGTCGGCGCCTTGGCAAACATCGCCGGAATCACCTCCCCGATCCCGTTCCTCGAAACCACGCTTGAACTGTGGCACAAGGTCATGGACGTCAACGCCACCGGCACCTACCTCGTAACCAAGGCTTTCCTGCCGGACATGATTGCCAACGGCTGGGGCCGCATCGTCAACATGTCATCTGTCTCCGCGCAGCGCGGCGGTGGCGTGTTCGGCAAGGTTCCCTACTCGGCTGCCAAGGCAGCCATCCTCGGATTGACCAAGGCCCTCGCCCGTGAAATCGGTGAAACCGGCGTGACCGTCAACGCCATCACCCCCGGCGCCGTAGACACCAACATCCGCGTGGGCAGCACTGAAGAGCAGGAAGCCGCCATCAACGCCGGCATTCCCCTGGGCCGCAATGCCACTACGGAGGAAGTGGCGGCCGTCATCACGTTCCTCTCCTCCGAGGATTCCGCGTACCTCACTGGCACCACGATCGACATCAACGGCGGCAGCCACATCCACTAG
- a CDS encoding VOC family protein: protein MALRLVQVNFKARDDSALGQFWADALGWGVSSEGPGVTNVEPLGFTWPHPTAVCVDVVTVPDPEKVKYRVHLDLATTSAAHQHELVECLKGLGATLADIGQGDVPWVVMADPEGNLFCVLEPRSIYRDTGPIATVVVNCEDPRAMADFWSEAMDWTLHEVNDEHARLRSSKGVGPYLELLKTSDPGGLQSRIHLDLMPYPGDEQTTEVKRLHSLGAHDADVGQGDVSWRCLRDPEGNDFCVLAPR from the coding sequence ATGGCACTGCGTTTGGTTCAAGTGAATTTCAAGGCCCGCGATGATTCAGCTCTCGGGCAATTCTGGGCTGACGCCCTCGGCTGGGGTGTTTCCAGCGAGGGGCCCGGTGTCACCAACGTGGAACCACTTGGCTTCACATGGCCCCATCCCACAGCCGTCTGCGTGGACGTGGTCACTGTTCCGGACCCTGAGAAGGTGAAATACCGCGTTCACCTGGACCTTGCCACCACCTCTGCAGCCCACCAGCACGAGCTTGTCGAGTGTCTGAAGGGACTGGGAGCGACGCTCGCCGACATCGGCCAGGGAGACGTGCCGTGGGTGGTGATGGCTGATCCTGAAGGCAACTTGTTCTGTGTCCTCGAGCCACGGTCGATCTACCGGGACACCGGTCCCATCGCCACGGTGGTAGTCAACTGCGAAGATCCCAGGGCCATGGCGGATTTCTGGAGCGAGGCCATGGACTGGACCTTGCACGAGGTTAACGATGAGCATGCGAGGTTGAGGTCGTCCAAAGGCGTGGGCCCATACCTCGAGCTCCTCAAAACTTCGGATCCGGGCGGGCTGCAGAGCCGTATCCACCTCGACCTGATGCCCTACCCTGGGGACGAGCAAACCACCGAGGTGAAGAGGCTGCACTCCCTTGGGGCCCATGACGCCGACGTTGGTCAAGGGGACGTTTCGTGGCGATGCCTTAGGGACCCTGAGGGAAACGACTTCTGCGTGCTGGCGCCCCGCTAG
- a CDS encoding dihydroxyacetone kinase family protein, whose translation MTKIFNDPADFADEALAGFCDAHSDLVRQVEGGAVRRNRPATPKVAVITGGGSGHYPAFAGIIGPGLADGAVVGNIFTSPSTQQAYSVAKAANSGAGVVFTYGNYAGDVMNFGMASERLNAEGIRAENVLVTDDIASAPLSEIEKRRGIAGDFVVFKVMGAAAEAGLDLDSVVRLGRKTNELTRTIGTAFGGCTFPGADAPLFRLPEGQMGLGLGIHGEPGLFDTELPTAVELGRELVRRVLEEAPAGGSTRLAVILNGLGSTKHEELFVLWRTVAPLLRDAGYTLVMPEVGELVTSLDMAGASLTLTWLDDELEQYWTAPALTPAYRRGSVGFDVAVSEDASEDFVTEAAHYSSTEASRAYAGQCLGALETTAALLRSSETMLGDMDAIAGDGDHGRGMVRGSAASLEAAAAAFSAGAGAGSVLIAAGDAWADKAGGTSGVLWGAGLRAFGERLGDAEIPTPEVLTESVRAFADRMASLGKAEIGDKTMMDALLPFASSLEEGVAAGTPLEHAWAAAAADATTAAASTADLRALKGRARPLAEKSIGTPDPGATSLAMVFAAVGPHFTAVPVAAANH comes from the coding sequence ATGACCAAAATCTTCAACGATCCCGCTGACTTTGCAGATGAAGCGCTTGCCGGCTTCTGCGATGCCCACTCGGACCTCGTTCGCCAGGTTGAGGGCGGAGCTGTACGACGCAACCGGCCGGCTACGCCAAAAGTCGCCGTGATCACCGGCGGTGGCTCGGGCCACTATCCCGCATTCGCCGGCATCATCGGCCCGGGTTTGGCTGACGGTGCCGTGGTGGGCAATATCTTCACCTCGCCGTCCACCCAGCAGGCCTACTCCGTGGCGAAGGCTGCCAACTCCGGAGCCGGGGTGGTGTTCACCTACGGCAACTATGCCGGGGATGTCATGAATTTCGGAATGGCCAGCGAGCGCTTGAACGCTGAAGGCATCCGGGCGGAAAACGTGCTGGTCACGGACGACATCGCCAGCGCTCCCCTTTCCGAGATCGAAAAGCGCCGCGGAATTGCCGGCGACTTCGTGGTCTTCAAAGTCATGGGTGCTGCCGCCGAGGCCGGACTGGATCTGGACTCCGTGGTCCGGTTGGGCCGCAAGACGAACGAGCTCACCCGCACCATCGGAACAGCGTTCGGTGGCTGCACGTTCCCTGGTGCTGATGCCCCGCTCTTCCGCCTTCCCGAGGGACAGATGGGCCTGGGCCTTGGCATCCACGGCGAACCCGGACTGTTCGATACCGAGCTGCCCACCGCCGTCGAGCTTGGGCGTGAACTGGTGCGGCGCGTGCTGGAGGAGGCTCCTGCGGGCGGTTCGACGCGGCTCGCGGTGATCCTGAACGGCCTGGGTTCAACCAAGCACGAGGAGCTCTTTGTCCTTTGGCGCACCGTGGCTCCGCTGCTTCGCGACGCCGGCTACACGCTGGTGATGCCGGAAGTTGGCGAACTGGTGACGTCCTTGGACATGGCCGGGGCATCGCTGACGCTCACGTGGCTCGATGACGAACTGGAGCAGTATTGGACAGCCCCGGCGCTGACGCCAGCGTACCGTCGGGGGTCCGTCGGATTCGACGTTGCTGTCTCCGAGGACGCCTCCGAGGATTTCGTCACGGAAGCGGCCCACTACTCCTCCACCGAGGCTTCCCGCGCCTACGCGGGTCAGTGCCTTGGTGCTTTGGAGACCACGGCCGCCCTGCTGCGTTCTTCCGAAACCATGCTGGGCGACATGGATGCCATAGCCGGCGACGGCGACCATGGACGCGGCATGGTCCGCGGCTCGGCGGCATCCCTCGAGGCTGCTGCGGCCGCCTTTTCCGCGGGCGCTGGCGCTGGTTCGGTGCTGATTGCCGCTGGAGACGCCTGGGCCGATAAAGCCGGCGGCACGTCGGGCGTCCTGTGGGGTGCCGGGCTGCGCGCTTTTGGTGAACGCTTGGGAGACGCGGAAATCCCGACGCCGGAGGTCCTCACCGAATCTGTCCGTGCCTTCGCTGACCGCATGGCGAGCCTTGGAAAGGCGGAGATTGGCGACAAGACCATGATGGATGCGCTGCTGCCGTTTGCCTCCTCGCTGGAGGAGGGTGTGGCTGCCGGTACGCCCTTGGAACACGCGTGGGCAGCTGCCGCGGCTGATGCAACAACCGCCGCTGCGTCCACCGCGGACCTTCGAGCCCTCAAGGGCCGGGCCAGGCCACTGGCCGAGAAAAGCATCGGCACGCCGGATCCCGGGGCGACGTCGCTCGCCATGGTGTTTGCCGCCGTCGGACCCCATTTCACTGCAGTTCCCGTAGCTGCCGCCAACCACTAG
- a CDS encoding sugar phosphate isomerase/epimerase family protein, whose translation MFHHRLGCSSISFRHQDLAAALHTMRGLGFEEIDLGALPGVCDHVPYILDAKAVEAVAAVVRDSGLRVRSVNGDVGDLNATLDAGAAEARERHLGMLLSLAEKTGAKALVLPCGAIDHDPVRSLEEDIDAVASQLIHASERAKEFGVELWTESLHYFRLCWNIERTQLLADRLAGSDVGIVMDFSHIVASGGDPEDFVSRFGERITHVHLRDATAATDTQPGTINLSIGNGQADFAAGLSTLRALGYTGHFSLELETRDVTHDERPAAAAKAGSYISDLI comes from the coding sequence ATGTTTCATCACCGACTGGGCTGTTCTTCCATCAGCTTTCGACACCAGGACCTCGCCGCCGCCCTGCACACCATGCGCGGGCTCGGCTTCGAGGAGATTGACCTGGGCGCCCTCCCCGGCGTCTGCGACCACGTGCCCTACATACTTGACGCCAAGGCAGTCGAGGCGGTTGCCGCCGTCGTGCGTGACTCTGGACTCCGCGTCCGCTCGGTAAACGGCGACGTCGGCGACCTGAACGCAACGCTCGACGCCGGTGCCGCGGAAGCGCGCGAACGCCACCTTGGGATGCTGCTCAGCTTGGCGGAGAAGACCGGCGCTAAGGCGCTTGTCCTTCCGTGCGGAGCGATCGACCACGATCCTGTGCGCAGTTTGGAAGAAGACATCGACGCTGTTGCTTCGCAGCTGATCCACGCGTCGGAGCGGGCCAAGGAGTTCGGCGTCGAGCTGTGGACCGAGTCCCTCCACTACTTCCGGCTTTGCTGGAACATCGAACGCACGCAGCTGCTCGCAGACCGCCTGGCCGGTTCCGACGTCGGAATCGTCATGGACTTCAGCCACATCGTTGCCTCCGGCGGCGACCCCGAGGACTTCGTTTCGCGGTTTGGCGAGCGCATCACCCATGTGCACCTCCGCGATGCGACCGCTGCCACTGACACGCAGCCCGGCACCATCAACCTCAGCATCGGCAACGGCCAGGCGGACTTTGCCGCGGGGCTTTCGACGCTGAGGGCCCTTGGCTACACCGGCCACTTCTCACTGGAACTCGAAACGCGCGACGTCACCCACGACGAGCGACCGGCCGCCGCCGCCAAAGCCGGCAGCTACATCTCAGACCTCATCTAA
- a CDS encoding phage tail protein, which yields MPYTVDFKTVSTVGLESSPVAEAAAGLRANEARYYKNKYDHDFTVSPAEELPEVVDRVSRILKEERDIVIKSKPLEATAFQVEDLQMAYVFYESGLSINVMYSTGEGKRAVGFKLADGMDVPEELDSKFKFARQKSKLAGTIRGSYFVIKGEY from the coding sequence ATGCCTTATACCGTTGACTTCAAGACCGTATCCACAGTTGGACTTGAGTCCTCACCTGTCGCCGAGGCGGCTGCCGGGCTGCGTGCCAACGAAGCCCGCTATTACAAGAACAAGTACGACCACGACTTCACGGTGAGCCCCGCCGAGGAGCTCCCCGAGGTAGTGGACAGGGTGAGCCGGATCCTTAAGGAAGAACGCGACATCGTGATCAAGTCCAAGCCGCTGGAGGCCACGGCTTTCCAGGTGGAGGACCTGCAGATGGCATACGTGTTCTACGAGTCCGGCTTGTCGATCAATGTCATGTACAGCACGGGCGAAGGAAAGCGGGCGGTGGGCTTCAAGCTCGCCGACGGCATGGACGTCCCCGAGGAGCTGGACTCGAAGTTCAAGTTCGCCCGGCAAAAGTCCAAGCTGGCCGGAACGATCCGTGGCTCCTACTTCGTGATCAAGGGCGAATACTGA
- a CDS encoding transketolase, whose translation MSLSSVEAAPALPAAERVERIRAAAYRIRHHALNMGEVQGQGYVGQALGAADMFAAVYADQLSYQAKHPHWEGRDRFLLSTGHYAIGHYAALAEAGIVPVAELETYGSDDSRLPMSGMSTYTPGMEISGGSLGHGLTIAVGMALGLRAQGSASRVINFLSDGELDEGSTWEAAMGAHHHQLGNLIAMVDINALQADGATNTVLRTEPVTEKWESFGWYTQRVDGNDVGALLAAFDNIASVSGPVGRPSVVLCDTKVGRGVPLLETREKAHFMRIEENEWQICREQLTAGYEGTVSA comes from the coding sequence GTGTCTCTCTCATCAGTAGAAGCAGCGCCCGCTTTGCCGGCCGCCGAGCGCGTCGAGCGTATCCGCGCTGCTGCCTATCGCATCCGCCACCACGCCCTGAACATGGGCGAGGTCCAAGGCCAAGGCTACGTCGGTCAGGCACTGGGTGCCGCGGACATGTTCGCCGCCGTATACGCCGACCAGCTCAGCTACCAAGCCAAACACCCTCACTGGGAGGGTCGGGACCGGTTCCTGCTCTCCACGGGCCATTACGCGATTGGACACTACGCGGCGCTGGCTGAAGCCGGAATCGTCCCGGTTGCCGAGCTGGAAACCTACGGTTCGGATGATTCCCGTCTGCCGATGTCCGGGATGTCCACCTACACCCCGGGCATGGAAATCTCCGGCGGTTCGCTGGGGCACGGCCTCACGATTGCCGTGGGTATGGCATTGGGCCTGCGGGCGCAAGGTTCGGCTTCGCGGGTAATCAACTTCCTTTCCGACGGTGAGTTGGATGAAGGTTCGACCTGGGAGGCGGCCATGGGGGCGCACCACCACCAGCTGGGCAACCTCATCGCCATGGTGGACATCAACGCGCTCCAGGCCGACGGCGCCACCAACACGGTGCTGCGCACCGAGCCGGTGACGGAGAAGTGGGAATCGTTCGGTTGGTACACGCAGCGGGTGGACGGGAACGACGTCGGTGCGCTGCTGGCTGCGTTCGACAACATCGCCTCGGTTTCCGGTCCGGTCGGGAGGCCGTCCGTGGTCCTGTGCGACACCAAGGTGGGCCGTGGCGTGCCACTGCTTGAGACCCGCGAGAAGGCGCACTTCATGCGCATCGAAGAAAACGAATGGCAGATCTGCCGCGAACAGTTGACTGCAGGATACGAAGGGACGGTCTCAGCATGA
- a CDS encoding transketolase family protein produces MSTTTAKPKLKTSAMIASFADPGQKTTSAPFGHALVAAAEANPAIVGLTADLGKYTDMHIFAKAFPERFFQMGMAEQLLFGAAAGMAETGLVPFASTYSVFAARRAYDFLCLDIAEPNLNVNIVGGLPGLTTGYGPSHQATEDMAIFRGMPNLTIVDPCDSVDIEQAVPQLAASDGPTYLRLLRGNVPTVLDEYDYTFELGKAKVLRGGNDVVFVSSGLMTMRALQAADALAAHNVDVAVVHTPTIKPFDSATVLAELNTDRLAVTLENHTVVGGLFETVASAVVSAGLGKRVVPIALPDQFLDAGALPTLHERYGLSVDRIVAKVLAELA; encoded by the coding sequence ATGAGCACCACCACGGCAAAGCCGAAGCTGAAGACCTCGGCCATGATCGCCTCGTTCGCCGACCCCGGACAGAAGACCACGTCCGCCCCGTTCGGGCACGCTCTGGTGGCAGCCGCGGAAGCCAACCCTGCCATTGTCGGGTTGACCGCGGACCTGGGCAAGTACACGGACATGCACATCTTCGCGAAGGCCTTCCCGGAGAGATTCTTCCAAATGGGCATGGCCGAGCAGCTCCTCTTTGGTGCAGCCGCCGGCATGGCCGAGACCGGGCTGGTTCCTTTCGCGTCCACCTACTCCGTGTTCGCAGCCCGGCGTGCCTACGACTTCCTGTGCCTGGACATCGCCGAGCCCAACTTGAACGTCAACATCGTCGGCGGTCTGCCTGGCCTGACCACGGGCTACGGTCCCAGCCACCAGGCCACCGAAGACATGGCGATCTTCCGCGGCATGCCCAACCTGACCATCGTGGACCCGTGCGACTCCGTGGACATCGAGCAGGCCGTGCCGCAGCTCGCCGCCTCGGACGGCCCCACGTACCTGCGCCTCCTCCGCGGCAATGTGCCGACCGTCCTGGATGAGTACGACTACACATTCGAGCTGGGCAAAGCCAAGGTCCTGCGCGGCGGCAACGACGTCGTATTCGTTTCCTCAGGCCTGATGACCATGCGGGCCCTGCAGGCGGCAGACGCCCTGGCTGCCCACAACGTTGACGTGGCAGTGGTTCACACTCCGACGATCAAGCCCTTCGACTCGGCAACCGTGCTGGCTGAACTGAACACGGACCGCCTCGCCGTGACGCTTGAGAACCACACCGTTGTTGGCGGTTTGTTCGAAACTGTTGCCTCCGCCGTCGTAAGTGCCGGCTTGGGCAAGCGCGTGGTTCCCATCGCGCTCCCGGACCAATTCCTCGACGCAGGCGCGCTGCCGACACTGCACGAACGATACGGACTGTCCGTCGACCGGATCGTGGCAAAGGTGCTGGCGGAACTCGCCTAG
- a CDS encoding acyl-CoA thioesterase produces the protein MSESPANSVTLRFLAAPTDVGHSGSVDAGTVLEWVDKAAYAAAVGWAKSYCVTAYVGNIHFTDPVNSGDMVEVTSTIVYTGRSSMHIHTVVSSHDPKGGPETMHSQCMVIFVAVGPDGKPIPVPQFEPSTPAEIEARDHALARIEVREQIVNAMNAQEYTDAGTAERVTLRFMASPTDVNWGGKVHGGIVMKWIDEAAYVCASRYCGKDTVAVFSGGVRFYRPLLIGHVVEVEARLVYTGAKGMHIAVHVRSGDPKTREMNLTTYCLTVMVARDETGTAVPIPEWVPVSDEDKKLHAHARELLEIRGRAPGNRLPDHLLKAAGR, from the coding sequence ATGAGCGAGTCCCCCGCGAATTCCGTGACCCTCCGCTTCCTCGCGGCCCCCACTGACGTTGGCCATAGCGGATCCGTTGACGCCGGCACCGTCCTTGAGTGGGTCGACAAAGCCGCCTATGCAGCGGCCGTGGGATGGGCCAAGTCCTATTGCGTCACTGCCTACGTGGGCAACATCCACTTCACTGATCCCGTGAACAGCGGCGACATGGTGGAGGTGACGTCCACCATCGTCTATACCGGCCGCTCCTCCATGCACATCCACACAGTGGTCAGCTCCCACGACCCCAAGGGCGGCCCCGAGACGATGCACAGCCAGTGCATGGTGATCTTTGTTGCCGTCGGGCCCGACGGGAAGCCGATCCCTGTCCCCCAGTTCGAGCCTTCCACGCCTGCCGAGATCGAAGCCCGCGATCACGCGTTGGCGCGCATCGAAGTCCGCGAGCAGATCGTCAATGCGATGAACGCCCAGGAATATACCGACGCCGGGACCGCCGAGCGCGTTACGCTGCGGTTCATGGCGTCCCCGACTGATGTGAACTGGGGCGGCAAAGTCCACGGTGGCATCGTGATGAAGTGGATCGACGAGGCCGCGTACGTTTGCGCGTCCCGTTACTGCGGGAAGGACACCGTGGCGGTGTTTTCCGGCGGCGTTCGTTTCTACCGGCCGCTGTTGATCGGTCATGTGGTGGAGGTTGAGGCCCGACTCGTTTACACCGGCGCGAAGGGCATGCACATCGCGGTCCACGTTCGTTCAGGCGACCCCAAGACCCGCGAGATGAACCTGACCACATACTGCCTCACCGTGATGGTGGCGCGCGACGAAACCGGTACGGCCGTGCCGATTCCGGAGTGGGTTCCCGTGTCTGATGAAGACAAGAAGCTGCACGCACATGCCCGCGAACTACTTGAAATCCGGGGGCGCGCACCGGGTAACCGGCTTCCGGACCACTTGTTGAAGGCGGCTGGGCGCTAG
- a CDS encoding GntR family transcriptional regulator, giving the protein MAATASLLGLEKKSLREQALAALRTAITSGELEPGRHLVETELSEMLQISRGTLREALRQLEQEGLISAGPRGRMSVRHLDVKEIRDIFAVRGVLESLAARTLSDMPDKEPALAELRAAVENMDKAAKSSLEERIESDLEFHRTLCRLSGNETLLHSWESLEGSIRMSIMFAGLERATRNMSVGRHHDIVAAIETGNAEKARETIIEHMNGAAENLVG; this is encoded by the coding sequence ATGGCCGCCACAGCCTCCCTGCTGGGACTGGAGAAGAAGAGCCTTCGCGAACAGGCGCTCGCAGCCTTGCGCACTGCGATCACCAGTGGCGAGCTTGAGCCGGGACGACACCTGGTGGAGACCGAGCTCTCCGAAATGCTCCAGATCAGCCGGGGCACCCTGCGTGAAGCCCTCCGTCAGCTGGAACAGGAAGGTCTGATCTCGGCCGGACCGCGTGGGCGCATGTCCGTACGGCACTTGGACGTCAAGGAAATCCGGGACATCTTCGCTGTCCGTGGGGTGCTGGAGTCACTGGCCGCCCGGACCCTGAGCGACATGCCGGACAAGGAGCCCGCCCTCGCAGAGTTGCGTGCCGCCGTCGAAAATATGGACAAGGCCGCGAAATCCTCACTTGAGGAGCGCATCGAGTCCGACCTCGAATTTCACCGCACGCTATGCCGGCTTTCCGGAAACGAGACGCTGCTGCATTCGTGGGAATCCCTGGAAGGCTCCATCCGGATGTCCATCATGTTCGCCGGGTTGGAACGCGCCACGCGCAACATGAGTGTCGGGCGGCATCATGACATTGTTGCAGCGATCGAGACCGGGAATGCTGAGAAAGCGCGGGAAACGATCATCGAGCACATGAATGGCGCGGCCGAGAATTTGGTGGGGTAG
- a CDS encoding ribose-5-phosphate isomerase, which produces MRIIVGADEAGVDYKDRILADLQADSRITEVIDIGVHRDDEDFSRPYPYVGIAAGEMIRDGKADRAILFCGTGIGVAIAANKVPGIRATAAHDSFSVERSILSNDCQVLTMGQRVVGVELARRLAKEWIGYAFDPSSGSAAKVKVLSDFEGC; this is translated from the coding sequence ATGCGCATCATCGTGGGCGCCGACGAAGCCGGCGTTGACTACAAGGACCGAATCCTGGCCGACCTCCAGGCCGACTCACGGATCACCGAAGTGATCGATATCGGAGTCCATCGTGACGATGAGGACTTCTCACGCCCGTATCCCTATGTGGGTATCGCGGCCGGTGAGATGATCCGGGACGGCAAAGCCGACCGGGCCATCCTGTTCTGCGGTACGGGAATCGGTGTGGCCATTGCTGCGAACAAGGTGCCGGGAATCCGGGCTACGGCAGCGCACGATTCGTTCTCCGTGGAACGCTCCATCCTGTCCAACGACTGCCAAGTCCTCACTATGGGCCAGCGCGTTGTGGGCGTGGAGCTTGCCCGTCGGCTGGCGAAGGAGTGGATCGGCTACGCGTTCGATCCGTCCTCGGGGTCGGCTGCAAAGGTTAAGGTGCTGAGCGACTTCGAGGGCTGCTAG
- a CDS encoding MFS transporter, whose product MSNEALTMRGPVHGTKEAKRVAVGSGVGAVIETYDFIGFGTAAALYFGTAFFPGADPVTGTLASFATLGVGFAARPLGGIIGGHLGDKLGRKPVLVASLILMGLATFAIGLLPTYQQVGLLAPALLVLVRIIQGLAFGAEWGGAILMSYEHAPWRKKGQFTGIVQAGFPVGLLLANLVFLFSVGLGNEWAWRVPFLASILLVAVGLIIRSKVPESPVFEDVKTKGDIVKSPIVEVIKTDWRNIVRGIGLRIAETAGYAVSVTYMISYLHSTKLADKTQTLVALCIAAAIGIFATYAWGKLTDKVGRRPVYIWSTAFAVVFGIPMFLLVNTGLFIFIIATIVIAYAVCQNSLAGAQGAWFPELFQAKTRSSGASLAYQISAMVSGFTPFITTLLFVSFGWVGPAALFSIYGAIGLWAALVTKETWGKRERQLAEEAASKTPQTVNA is encoded by the coding sequence ATGAGCAATGAAGCTCTGACCATGCGTGGTCCGGTTCATGGAACCAAGGAAGCAAAGCGCGTCGCCGTCGGCTCGGGCGTGGGCGCAGTCATCGAAACCTATGACTTCATCGGTTTCGGCACCGCCGCTGCGCTGTACTTCGGTACGGCCTTCTTCCCGGGCGCCGACCCGGTAACTGGCACCCTGGCCTCCTTCGCGACCCTGGGCGTCGGCTTCGCTGCCCGTCCGTTGGGCGGCATCATCGGTGGCCACCTTGGCGACAAACTCGGTCGCAAGCCGGTGCTGGTGGCTTCGCTGATTCTCATGGGCCTGGCGACTTTCGCTATCGGCTTGCTACCCACTTACCAGCAGGTTGGCCTTCTGGCTCCCGCGCTCCTGGTTCTTGTGCGCATCATCCAAGGCCTTGCCTTCGGTGCTGAATGGGGCGGCGCCATTTTGATGAGTTACGAGCACGCACCGTGGCGGAAGAAGGGCCAGTTCACGGGAATCGTGCAGGCCGGCTTCCCCGTTGGCTTGTTGCTCGCGAACCTCGTGTTCCTCTTCAGTGTTGGCCTCGGAAACGAATGGGCGTGGCGCGTGCCGTTCCTGGCGAGCATCCTGCTGGTGGCCGTTGGTTTGATCATCCGTTCCAAGGTTCCCGAGTCCCCGGTCTTTGAGGACGTCAAGACCAAGGGCGACATTGTGAAATCCCCCATCGTTGAGGTCATCAAGACCGACTGGCGCAACATCGTCCGCGGCATCGGCCTCCGCATCGCCGAAACCGCAGGCTACGCCGTCTCCGTGACCTACATGATTTCCTACCTGCACAGCACCAAGCTCGCAGACAAGACCCAGACCCTCGTTGCCCTGTGCATCGCGGCCGCCATCGGCATCTTCGCCACCTACGCCTGGGGTAAGTTGACCGACAAGGTAGGCCGCCGGCCCGTCTACATCTGGTCCACCGCGTTCGCCGTTGTCTTCGGCATCCCGATGTTCCTCTTGGTCAACACCGGTCTCTTCATCTTCATCATCGCCACGATCGTGATCGCCTACGCCGTGTGCCAGAACTCCCTCGCCGGTGCCCAAGGTGCTTGGTTCCCGGAACTCTTCCAGGCCAAGACCCGCTCCTCCGGCGCCTCACTGGCCTACCAGATCTCCGCCATGGTCTCCGGTTTTACGCCCTTCATCACCACACTGCTGTTTGTGAGCTTTGGTTGGGTTGGCCCTGCCGCCCTCTTCAGCATCTATGGCGCGATCGGTCTATGGGCCGCGCTGGTCACCAAGGAAACCTGGGGTAAGCGTGAGCGCCAGCTCGCCGAAGAAGCCGCCAGCAAAACTCCCCAGACGGTAAACGCCTAA